In Alteromonas sp. V450, the following proteins share a genomic window:
- a CDS encoding alpha-amylase family glycosyl hydrolase → MSYAASSEVCLSRILESIDFTGLTKKDTALFTRRLNAHFPSLFEKYTYIYGHQYDCYFHLQKLIEALRDGLQARKPALKRLDTESLKDPLWYRDESQVGMACYVDLMGPKVKDLQSKIPYFKAIGITYLHLMPLYASPEGDSDGGYAVSDYRKVNPVLGTVSELATLASALRKEGIKLVLDFVFNHTSDEHRWAQAALAGDVQYQNFYYLFDDRQEPDQYEQTLREIFPQVRRGSFTYNEHMEKWVWTTFNSFQWDLNYSNPEVFNAITSEMLFLANIGCTALRLDALAFIWKEMGTNCENQDKAHLLIQAFNTCLQIVAPSVVFKSEAIVHPDEVVKYIDKNECQLSYNPLLMALLWNSLATRKTRLLTRSMQKSFSISQDCAWVNYVRCHDDIGWTFDDAVAQELGINAFDHRMFLNQFYTGRFEGSFADGVPFAENPSNGDCRVCGSLASLCGLESALKNNNQQEIDDAIKRMLLLYGITFSIGGIPLLYSSDEIAKLNDYSYRTDDIKKHDDRWVNRIAVSPQDIAVVLGTVAPVTAQQYASIRVFDGLKKMLETRKRFAVFGRATTTVINAQNHHCFVFVRENDNNETLIVLCNFSEHTQSVNCDVLSSFATLPYRDLLSEQHFSRLPSSLTLSPFEQKWLHSAYS, encoded by the coding sequence ATGAGCTATGCTGCAAGCAGTGAAGTTTGTTTATCAAGAATTTTAGAATCTATTGATTTTACTGGGTTAACCAAAAAAGACACCGCGCTTTTTACACGTCGCTTAAACGCGCATTTTCCCTCGTTGTTTGAAAAATACACCTATATTTACGGACACCAATACGATTGTTACTTCCACTTACAAAAGCTAATCGAAGCGTTAAGAGATGGATTACAAGCGAGAAAACCCGCCCTTAAAAGGTTGGATACTGAAAGCCTAAAAGATCCGCTTTGGTATCGAGACGAGTCGCAGGTCGGAATGGCTTGCTATGTCGATTTGATGGGACCCAAGGTAAAAGATTTACAAAGCAAAATTCCATACTTTAAAGCCATAGGCATTACTTACCTACATTTAATGCCACTTTATGCTTCGCCTGAAGGCGACAGCGATGGAGGTTATGCTGTATCGGATTACAGAAAAGTTAACCCTGTGCTTGGAACAGTCAGTGAACTCGCAACGTTAGCGTCGGCGCTTCGAAAGGAAGGTATCAAGCTCGTGTTAGATTTTGTATTTAATCATACATCTGACGAGCACAGATGGGCTCAAGCAGCGCTCGCTGGTGATGTCCAATACCAGAATTTCTATTACCTGTTTGATGACCGACAAGAACCCGACCAATACGAGCAGACACTCAGAGAAATCTTTCCACAAGTAAGGCGAGGAAGCTTCACGTATAATGAACACATGGAAAAGTGGGTATGGACCACATTTAATAGTTTTCAGTGGGATCTAAATTACAGTAACCCAGAGGTGTTTAACGCAATAACATCGGAAATGCTGTTTCTAGCAAATATAGGCTGTACCGCTCTACGGCTTGATGCTCTTGCATTTATCTGGAAAGAAATGGGAACAAACTGCGAAAATCAAGATAAAGCTCATTTACTTATACAAGCTTTTAACACCTGTTTACAGATTGTAGCGCCCTCAGTTGTCTTTAAATCGGAAGCTATTGTTCACCCCGATGAAGTTGTTAAATACATCGACAAAAACGAATGCCAGCTCTCTTACAACCCCTTATTAATGGCACTTCTGTGGAACTCGTTAGCAACGAGAAAAACCCGCTTACTGACTCGTTCCATGCAGAAAAGTTTCTCTATTTCACAAGACTGTGCATGGGTAAACTACGTCAGGTGCCACGATGATATTGGTTGGACATTCGATGACGCTGTGGCACAAGAGTTAGGTATTAACGCATTTGATCATCGTATGTTTTTAAATCAATTTTATACTGGCCGATTTGAGGGCAGTTTTGCTGACGGTGTTCCCTTTGCAGAAAATCCCTCGAACGGCGATTGTCGAGTATGCGGTTCGCTTGCGTCACTTTGTGGCCTTGAGAGTGCGCTGAAAAATAACAATCAGCAAGAAATTGACGATGCAATCAAACGAATGCTATTGCTTTATGGCATAACATTTAGCATTGGCGGTATTCCATTGTTATATTCAAGCGATGAGATAGCTAAACTCAACGACTATAGCTACCGTACAGATGACATTAAAAAACACGACGATAGATGGGTAAATCGAATTGCAGTCTCGCCTCAAGATATTGCTGTAGTGCTCGGCACCGTCGCACCTGTTACAGCACAACAATACGCCAGCATCCGTGTTTTCGACGGTCTAAAGAAAATGCTGGAAACGAGGAAAAGGTTCGCCGTTTTCGGTCGTGCAACAACAACAGTTATCAACGCTCAAAACCATCATTGCTTTGTTTTTGTTCGCGAAAACGACAATAACGAAACGTTAATTGTGCTGTGTAACTTCAGCGAGCATACGCAGAGCGTGAATTGCGACGTATTATCGAGCTTTGCAACTTTGCCTTACCGCGACCTTTTAAGCGAACAGCACTTTTCACGCTTACCCAGTTCACTAACACTATCGCCATTCGAACAAAAATGGCTACACAGCGCCTACAGTTAA
- the folE gene encoding GTP cyclohydrolase I FolE, whose protein sequence is MLAKEAVIVRDALDPSISEPAQRVREALEAKGLETPMVANGLTDEQKRKRIESAMRDVMDTLGLDLTDDSLCDTPMRIAKMYVNEIFGGLDYRKFPKITAIENKMQIDQPVQVSDISLTSTCEHHFVTIDGTATVSYIPKDTVIGLSKINRLVGFFAQRPQVQERLTQQVLVALQTLTNTEDVAVSINATHYCVKARGIRDTNSYTKTSALGGRFLTDSALKQDFFR, encoded by the coding sequence ATGTTAGCAAAAGAAGCGGTAATTGTGCGCGATGCACTAGACCCCTCTATATCAGAGCCAGCACAACGTGTACGAGAAGCATTAGAAGCCAAGGGTTTAGAGACACCCATGGTGGCTAATGGTCTGACTGACGAGCAAAAGCGCAAACGAATCGAAAGCGCGATGCGTGACGTAATGGACACGCTTGGCCTTGATCTAACTGACGACAGTCTGTGCGATACGCCAATGCGAATTGCAAAAATGTATGTAAACGAAATATTCGGCGGGTTGGACTATCGTAAATTTCCTAAGATTACTGCTATTGAAAACAAGATGCAGATAGATCAACCTGTACAAGTGTCTGATATTAGCCTTACCAGCACTTGTGAGCACCACTTTGTTACTATTGATGGCACGGCGACTGTATCTTATATACCTAAAGACACGGTTATCGGCCTTTCAAAAATAAATCGGCTGGTAGGTTTTTTTGCTCAGCGCCCACAGGTACAGGAGCGTTTAACGCAGCAAGTGTTGGTGGCTTTGCAAACGTTGACCAATACAGAGGACGTCGCAGTAAGCATCAACGCTACCCATTATTGCGTTAAGGCAAGAGGGATCCGCGACACAAACTCATATACGAAAACATCTGCATTAGGTGGTCGCTTTTTGACGGACAGCGCGTTGAAGCAGGACTTTTTCCGCTAA
- the folM gene encoding dihydromonapterin reductase codes for MNSPVLITGASQRLGLAMANSLLDQGQHVVVTYRTLRPSISMLENKGATVIQADFSTEAAIDRAIDEIKAISKTYRGVIHNASDWAQEKDNDNKHELMQRMMMIHAVAPYRINLALEEALCGCEVPADIIHMTDYVQETGSEKHMAYAASKAALHNLTLSFAKKLAPKVKVNSIAPALLMFNEGDDEAYKQKALGKSLLEIVPGAQEAVKAVNYLLDSDYVTGQTLHLNGGRHLK; via the coding sequence TTGAATTCACCTGTGTTGATTACAGGCGCAAGTCAACGTTTGGGCTTAGCCATGGCAAATAGTCTACTTGACCAGGGCCAGCACGTTGTCGTGACTTACCGAACACTTCGGCCAAGCATTTCAATGCTTGAGAATAAAGGCGCTACAGTCATACAGGCCGATTTTAGCACTGAGGCGGCTATTGATCGAGCAATTGATGAGATTAAGGCAATCAGTAAAACCTATCGAGGAGTAATTCACAACGCGTCAGATTGGGCACAGGAGAAAGATAACGATAATAAACACGAATTAATGCAGCGCATGATGATGATTCATGCCGTCGCCCCCTACCGCATAAACTTGGCATTAGAAGAGGCGTTGTGTGGCTGTGAAGTGCCAGCTGACATTATTCATATGACGGATTACGTTCAAGAAACAGGAAGCGAGAAACACATGGCATATGCGGCAAGTAAGGCAGCCCTGCATAACCTGACCCTGTCATTTGCTAAGAAGCTCGCACCAAAGGTAAAAGTAAATAGCATTGCCCCAGCTTTGCTTATGTTCAATGAGGGTGATGACGAAGCTTACAAGCAAAAAGCGCTAGGAAAATCATTGTTAGAGATAGTACCGGGGGCGCAAGAGGCCGTGAAAGCCGTAAACTATTTATTAGATAGCGACTACGTAACAGGACAAACCCTTCATCTAAACGGCGGGCGACATTTGAAGTAA
- a CDS encoding agmatine deiminase family protein: MHGNRTMAPEWHNIDAVMLAWPHAQTDWAPWLEDARTTYLNVIAAVNRNDAGVILLCAPSDVDDLNSRLPENARVLIVPASFNDTWMRDYGFITCKDSEGNGSPVEFRFNGWGNKFNAAEDNLANQRYLASMCKSVLRSSPIVAEGGALEIDEDGHLLSTAQCLLNPERNGDMSLSAYEDAFKDMLGCSKVTILQHGHLEGDDTDGHIDTLVRFTPNKGLVIQACNNRPNDSHFEGLKALCDECALELPEHEQFHLPLPNIVNDEGDRLPASYANYLICNNAILLPVYGEEEDAEAIETVKRAHPNHIVEPIDCSVLVRQYGSLHCISMQVPTNTLKDSIITTLKKGVSLHAPS; the protein is encoded by the coding sequence ATGCACGGCAACCGTACTATGGCGCCTGAATGGCATAACATTGATGCTGTTATGTTAGCGTGGCCTCATGCGCAAACCGACTGGGCTCCATGGTTAGAAGACGCGAGAACGACGTATCTGAACGTGATTGCTGCAGTAAACCGTAATGATGCGGGTGTAATTTTATTATGTGCGCCAAGTGACGTAGACGATCTCAACTCTCGTTTACCAGAGAACGCTCGAGTGCTTATTGTTCCTGCCTCATTTAACGACACATGGATGCGCGACTACGGCTTCATTACTTGTAAAGACAGTGAAGGCAATGGCTCGCCGGTAGAATTTCGCTTTAACGGTTGGGGCAATAAGTTTAACGCCGCTGAAGATAACCTGGCGAATCAGCGTTATCTTGCCAGCATGTGTAAATCTGTACTTCGCAGCAGCCCAATTGTGGCAGAAGGTGGCGCGCTAGAAATTGATGAAGACGGGCATCTATTAAGTACTGCCCAGTGTTTACTTAACCCTGAGCGTAATGGTGATATGTCGCTAAGCGCTTACGAAGATGCATTTAAAGATATGCTAGGCTGCAGCAAAGTGACTATTTTGCAACATGGTCATTTAGAAGGTGATGATACTGACGGTCACATCGACACATTAGTGCGTTTCACGCCGAACAAAGGCCTAGTGATCCAGGCGTGTAACAACCGTCCTAATGACAGTCATTTTGAAGGGTTGAAAGCGTTGTGCGACGAGTGCGCCCTTGAGCTGCCTGAGCATGAACAGTTTCATCTGCCGCTGCCTAATATTGTAAATGACGAAGGGGATCGCCTGCCGGCATCGTACGCAAATTACTTAATTTGTAACAACGCAATATTATTGCCTGTTTACGGTGAAGAGGAAGACGCAGAAGCTATTGAAACTGTAAAGAGAGCACATCCCAATCATATTGTTGAACCAATCGATTGCAGTGTACTCGTAAGACAATACGGCAGCTTGCATTGCATTTCCATGCAGGTGCCTACAAATACGTTAAAAGATTCGATTATCACCACCTTAAAGAAAGGAGTGTCATTACATGCGCCCAGCTAA